Part of the Woronichinia naegeliana WA131 genome, TGATTTCTATTATTCTGGGTTTGTTAACAACTAGCTCTATTCCGTTGATTTCCCCTTTACTCATTATGCTTGGTTTAATTAAGCCTCTTGGTTATTCTATTGGAGAAGTGGTAGAATTATACAGAGGACTAACTCGGTTTGAACAGTCTTCTCGAAACAAGACAAAAAAAGAAGATAAAGAATCTTCTAAACCAAAATAAATAAGAAAGCTTTTTTAGATAACAAGGAGAAAAATTAGATGGACGGCTCCCGCGATTATGAACAAGAGAATCAATCAATTTCATCAGAATTAGTTAATGTTCTAAAGATTGGAATTTATCTTTCTTTGATGTCAGTTGCTTTACTATTTACATTGATAATTTATGATACTTCGATAGAAATTCAGCAGGTTGCTGTTGTAGTCATTGGCTTGTTATTATTGGCTTCTTTTACTGCATTTAAAAAAGTTATTAGCTTTGATCATAAATCAAGTTTATCTGATCAGTACATACCCTATTTTGATAACCGTATTATTACGTCAAATACTGTTTATAACGGTCATACCTACTACAATAACAAACAAAATTTGGCAGATGCCGCCGAAGAAATTCAAAATCTTCTCAATAAACTCTCAAAAACCTATGATGAGTCACCTGTTGACAAATCAACTCTTGATGTTAACTTGTTACAAAAAATTGAAGAAATTGAAACTGAAAACCACGAAAAATTTACTGACAAAGAAAAAGTTATAACTGTTCAAGTTGTTGAAGAAATCGAGCAGAATACAGATCTAAAACAACGTTTAATCAGAGCAATGAGAGCGGGTGCTAATCAAGTCCTACAGGATTTATTAGACAATCCTTTGTATGGAATTCTATTTAGTGTAATCTCAGCATACTATGGTTTGGAAGATTTGGAAGAAGAAATAAACCAAACTAACCGTTAGCTTTGCCCTCAAACTCTTGGCCAGCCAACTTTCCATACAGGAAATTTTAGCGGCCTGTTCTAAACTAACGGCACAAACCTACTCCCCAGTCTCCCTATCCCCCCATCTCCCAGTCCAAAATCGCCGTCACCAGACCAGGTAACGTATATTCCTTCGCCTCTACATCCACTCGACCAAAACACGACAGACAGGTTTTTGACGTTTGCGGGCCAATTGAAGCAATACAAACATTGGCTAATAATCTCTGGAAATCCTGCTCTGGGTGACTTTTTAATTGTTGCTGAACCAAATGATTAAAATTCTGTACGGTCTTAGAACTCGCAAAAGTCAGAATGTCAATCTGGTGCTCCAACATTGCTTGCCAGATCGGGGCGGGCATGGTCTCAGGACAAGCGGATTGATAGGCGGGAACTTCCACCACTTTGGCCCCCTGTTGACTGAGTTCCTTGACCAAAACCTCTCGCCCTCCCGTTTCTACCCTAGGAAATAGAATCGTTTGTTGAGCTAAGAGATCGGGAAAATGGGCAACTAAGGCATCGGCCACAAAATCAGGAGGAATAAAATCCGCTTTCAGTCCGTAATTGGCTAAAACAGATGCCGTTTTTTGGCCAACCACCGCAATTTTAATCCCCTGTAAAGCTCGGCTATCCTGTCCCCAATATTGCGAACGTTCAAAGAAAAAATTAACGCCATTGGCAGAAGTTAATATTAACCACTGAAATTGTCTTAAATTTTGAAGAGCCTGATCTAAGGGTTGCCAATCCGAAGGGGCCTGAATGGTCAGCGTTGGCATTTCTAGCACCGTCCCACCTTTTTCCCTTAATAGATCAGTAAACTGACTGGCCTGTTCAGCCGCCCTGGTTACTAGAATCGTTTTACCTAGCAGGGGTAAGGAAGGAGAGGTTGACATGGTTCTTAGATTAATGATGGAGCCGATCGCAATGACAGCCGGTGATAGGGATAGATTGGCTGTTTTTTCTACAATATCAGTTAAGTTTCCGATCCAGAATTGTTGATGTCGATAGCCCGCATTTTTAATAATCGCGACGGGAGTCTGGGGACAACGGCCCTGGGCTAATAATTTCTGCACAATTTCGGGTAAGGTTTGGCCGCCCATAAGAATGACCAGGGTATCAATTCTGGCCAGGGCATTCCAGTCTAAGCTTTCCGGCTCATGGCCCGTAAGTACCACAAAAGCCTGTCCTAAATCTTTATCCGTCAGGGGAATACCAGCCAACAGGGGGGCAGCGATCGCCGAAGACAGACCCGGAATAATTTGGAAGGGACAATTGGCGGACTGGAGAGCTTGAATTTCAGGGTTAGCCCGGCCAAAAATAAAAGGATCACCGCCCTTGAGTCTCACCACCTGTTTTCCCGCTAATCCGTAGGACACGAGTAGTTGATTAATTTCTCCTTGGGGTGTACTGGGTAATCCCCCCCGTTTTCCCACTGATTGTAATAGGCAATGGGACGGTACTAACGTCAATAAACCCGGATCAACCAGGGCATCATAAATTAGAACCTCTGCCTGGGAAATGATCCGATGGGCCTGAAGCGTTAAATAAGCGATCGGCCCAATGCCCGCCCCCACCAAATAGACACAACCAGCTGGAGCATTAAAGCGTTTCATCTTTCGGGTCATCCACAAATGACCTCTATTGTTAATCATTTAGATTTAGAGGCCAAACTGGCTCTGATTCGCGCTCACCCCGATCTGGGTAGCAAGGCAAAAATGGCAGAAGCGTTCGTTCAAGAACAGTCAACCCTATTCTGTCAACACACCTGATCATGGAATAACGAAGTATAACGGGGTTAATCGGAGCAAAAAGAATCTTGTCGATAAGAGAATTCCCTCCTTTTTTTGCTACAATCGTTATTAAGTTTCAAACCGCGTAGGTTGCGCGATTGTTGGAATTGACAAGTGTTGATACGTCACAACTCGATTCTCAGTTCGAGACTCTTAAAAAGGCTCGCGCTGGTGAGCAGTTTACCAGAGATAATGGGGTCGTATTGCACTCAAATACCAATGTTGCCGAAGGTATCCTGCAAGAAGGGAGGATTTTGAACTCCCCGCCTCCTTGTTTTTTAAAAAACAAAGGAAATATTGCTAGAACGGACTCGGAAGTTTCCAGTAATTGATACCACAAGGAAGTTGATTATTGGAGGCGAAAACGGACAAAGGCAAGTCCCAGACCCTAGAACCACGGAAGCGTAAGCCTCCATCGGTCAATCGGGGAGCGAATATAAAGCAGTTGACGCTGTTTAACTTCGGTTAACTGCGTTTTCTGTGTGCCTCTGACTGAGAGACAAAAGATAAAGATGTGTCCGTCAGTCAGTTTTTTTTCTGCAAATGCACTTCAATTATTTTTTGAGCGCATCAAGGATTTGATCCAATTTAGCCTCTAATTGACGGTTACTTTCCTCTAATTTAGCAATTTTTGCCAATAAGGTTTTCTGATCCGAGAGTTCATCCGCCGCACGTAATTGACGGACATCTCGACCAAATCCCATTAAAGCTGGACGTTCGATGTAGGTAACACGATGTAACACGCGCCATGTTTTATTCGGCTTTCCGGCTTGAGTTTGACGCAAAGCTCGCGCTTCCTCATCATTACTGGCTAACCATTCAGGATCAACGACGTAGTTAAAGAAGTCTTGGAAATGATTGGTACTACCTTCAAGATAGAAACTCATAAAGCGATACCGATCAACTTTTTCTGCGGGCAAAATGGGCCGATCCTTATAATCCGTAATCCCTTTATACTCTAAACCACTCAAATCCACATTCAACTCAAAACCCTTACTCCGAGTTTCCGTTTTACTCATGGTTTGAGTCAAGTTTACCGTAGCTTGGGCAGTGAGTTCTACATCAACCCCAAACGCTGAAAATTCAGTTTCAATCCCTAATCCAGCATTCAGGCTAAAAGAGCCACCAATGGTATGCTCTACCGTATTGGCAAAACTTTGGGCTTCTGTCCGTAGTCCACCATCGGCATCCCAAACGTAAGTATTGACAATATTACGCTTACCAGAGCGAATTTGGATACTTTCCATGCGTTTTTGCCAACCAGCAAAACTGTCAGTAGCTTGTACCCGTTTCTCTTGGTCGCCGATTTTGCTTTGAATCTCCGCTTGTTTCTGCTTGGAGGCCTCACTGGTTTTAGCAGTACCACTCTCAGCATTCGCTTGAAATTGTTGGGCTTTATCGTCTTGGGCTTTTTTCTTTTCCTCATCCGTCATCTGAGTGCCTGGTTTATCTTCTTCCCGTTGTAACCCAACCGTAGTAGGTGCATCCCCACTACCAATATTACGATTTAAGGAAGTTTCATCCACTAAACGCACATCAAAGTTAGAAAAATAGGATTCTCGACGTTTATCCTCCGCTTCAATCTGTTGTTTGAGAGCATAAGCTTCTTTGAGACGGTAGTAACTAGCAGGATAGAGAGAGCCATACTGAGAGCGCATTTCTGGAACGTGCTTAAAGAATCGCTCGCTAGTCGCACTGCTTCCCGTCAGGCCATCTAAGCTACCATTCATCGTATAGGCAGGATTCATCAAAAAGGTAATGGTATTGACATCGGGAGGGATATCATCCACAGGTTGTACTTGATAGCCGATCATCTTACCACTACGGGCCAGACGGGTGACAAAAACATCCGCCAGAGCCGAAACGACCAAAGCATAACCGATGTTTTTAGGAATAAAACGCGCCCCAAGATGAGGAAATTTAGGCGTAACTTCTGGTGTTCCTCGTAGTTCTAATTTATCGGTCATGCTCAAAGAGGAACTAGAAGTAATGCTACTCTCATTTTGAAATTGATAGCCGAAATCAAAATTTCCTTTGAAACCAATTTTGGTACTGGTTTCAATTGACGAACCGACACCCATTGGCGCGGTTAAAATCGACATTGAACCTCCTGCGCCCATAAAGGTTTCCAAAGTTGCTCCCAAACCAGAATCCTGCGATCGCGTCCAATTAAATTCCACATCTTCCGACATGGTTAATTCCACAGAAGTTGCCCCATTGTAATCATCAGAAAGGGTTAAATTTTCACTAGGAACAGGGGGAGGGCCTTCAATATATCCCAAGAGAGTGGGCGCGAATTGAGCATTACCAACCCATTTCAATTCCAAAGCCTCCACTCGCTTATTAGGGAGCAATGTGAGTCCGTTGGTTGAGGGATGAGCAAAGAAACGGCGCATCATCGCCACCTTGCGATTAGTATTGGATTCCAAAGAAACGCTACTATACTCGTTACAAAGGAGAGTATTCGGGACAATGGGGAGGCTGTTTTCTTCGACAACAATTGCCTCAGTCACATTACCGTGATTGTTTCCTGCTAAGTCCAAGACTTTTCGTACGGAACCTTCAGTCTGGATTTTATCGAGAGGATAGTAAGCCACTAAATTGGCTTCTTTTCCAGTGAGACGCT contains:
- the cobA gene encoding uroporphyrinogen-III C-methyltransferase; its protein translation is MTRKMKRFNAPAGCVYLVGAGIGPIAYLTLQAHRIISQAEVLIYDALVDPGLLTLVPSHCLLQSVGKRGGLPSTPQGEINQLLVSYGLAGKQVVRLKGGDPFIFGRANPEIQALQSANCPFQIIPGLSSAIAAPLLAGIPLTDKDLGQAFVVLTGHEPESLDWNALARIDTLVILMGGQTLPEIVQKLLAQGRCPQTPVAIIKNAGYRHQQFWIGNLTDIVEKTANLSLSPAVIAIGSIINLRTMSTSPSLPLLGKTILVTRAAEQASQFTDLLREKGGTVLEMPTLTIQAPSDWQPLDQALQNLRQFQWLILTSANGVNFFFERSQYWGQDSRALQGIKIAVVGQKTASVLANYGLKADFIPPDFVADALVAHFPDLLAQQTILFPRVETGGREVLVKELSQQGAKVVEVPAYQSACPETMPAPIWQAMLEHQIDILTFASSKTVQNFNHLVQQQLKSHPEQDFQRLLANVCIASIGPQTSKTCLSCFGRVDVEAKEYTLPGLVTAILDWEMGG
- a CDS encoding LamG domain-containing protein, which translates into the protein MHVAVTYDSATQTMKLYKNGQPIQSATSVPLVNTSDRNIVIGAFGTPRVSVFKGSMAEVRIWKVARTQAEIQGDMYQRLTGKEANLVAYYPLDKIQTEGSVRKVLDLAGNNHGNVTEAIVVEENSLPIVPNTLLCNEYSSVSLESNTNRKVAMMRRFFAHPSTNGLTLLPNKRVEALELKWVGNAQFAPTLLGYIEGPPPVPSENLTLSDDYNGATSVELTMSEDVEFNWTRSQDSGLGATLETFMGAGGSMSILTAPMGVGSSIETSTKIGFKGNFDFGYQFQNESSITSSSSLSMTDKLELRGTPEVTPKFPHLGARFIPKNIGYALVVSALADVFVTRLARSGKMIGYQVQPVDDIPPDVNTITFLMNPAYTMNGSLDGLTGSSATSERFFKHVPEMRSQYGSLYPASYYRLKEAYALKQQIEAEDKRRESYFSNFDVRLVDETSLNRNIGSGDAPTTVGLQREEDKPGTQMTDEEKKKAQDDKAQQFQANAESGTAKTSEASKQKQAEIQSKIGDQEKRVQATDSFAGWQKRMESIQIRSGKRNIVNTYVWDADGGLRTEAQSFANTVEHTIGGSFSLNAGLGIETEFSAFGVDVELTAQATVNLTQTMSKTETRSKGFELNVDLSGLEYKGITDYKDRPILPAEKVDRYRFMSFYLEGSTNHFQDFFNYVVDPEWLASNDEEARALRQTQAGKPNKTWRVLHRVTYIERPALMGFGRDVRQLRAADELSDQKTLLAKIAKLEESNRQLEAKLDQILDALKK